The nucleotide sequence CACGCTGAAGATCACCGCGCCGCAGCTGATGGTGGAACGCGTGCTGGCCCCGATCCTGCTGGATTTCCGGGCCGCGCAACCGGAGATTGACGTCGAGGTTGTTGCCACCAATGAGGTTCTGAACCTCGCGCAGCGCGAGGCCGATGTCGCGTTCCGCTTTGGCACCGCGCCGTCGCCAACTTTGGTGGGCGTGCGCATGACCGAACAAAAGGCCGCCGCCTATGTCGGGCTGGCGCAGTTGGAGCGGCTGAAAGCCGACCCATCCCTGCCACTGGATTGGATAAAATTCGCCCATTGGCCGGGACTGCCGAAGGAGATCACCTCGGTCTGGCCGCACCGCCGTGTGACGCTGGTGGTGGATGATATGATCGCCGCCATCGGCGCAGTGCGCGCGGGCATCGGGGCGACCCGCATGGCCTGCTTTCTGGGCGACACCGACCCCGAATTGGCGCGACTGCCCCGGGTGGCGCTATTTGACTACGCGCCCATCTGGCTGCTGACCCATCCCGACCTGAAGGACGTGCCGCGGGTGGCGGTCTTCATGCAGTTCGCCGCCGCCCGCATCCGCAAAATGCGTCCCTTCTTCGAAGGCCAGAAGGGCTAACCCTTCAACGCCAGCTGCGGCGAGATCACGTCAATGCCAAGCGCCTTACCAACCGCGTAATATGTCAGCTGCCCCGCATGCACGTTCAGGCCGTTGAGCAGATGTTC is from uncultured Litoreibacter sp. and encodes:
- a CDS encoding LysR family transcriptional regulator, yielding MCDTAQAMLDWNDLRYVLETVRQGGLSGAARTLKVNHATVSRRIAAAEAAMGARLFDRLPGGYRPTDAGLEAARAAEQMEQSSTALGLSIAARDRQLRGTLKITAPQLMVERVLAPILLDFRAAQPEIDVEVVATNEVLNLAQREADVAFRFGTAPSPTLVGVRMTEQKAAAYVGLAQLERLKADPSLPLDWIKFAHWPGLPKEITSVWPHRRVTLVVDDMIAAIGAVRAGIGATRMACFLGDTDPELARLPRVALFDYAPIWLLTHPDLKDVPRVAVFMQFAAARIRKMRPFFEGQKG